A genomic window from Cutibacterium acnes includes:
- a CDS encoding ABC transporter permease translates to MIWKGKIIVTTTSTATTQRPSVGRKVGSWSLNHGALVGLIILCIALFIATPVFLTVPNIINIGIQAAVVAIMAFGMTFVIVTSGIDLSVGSVAALSAMVSAWMFSNAGLPGWLTLIIGLLIGLLAGAVSGLAIAYGKLPAFIATLAMMSVARGLTLVISGGTPVATSDAVNQLGADVGPIPVPVIMLALAGVVCWFMLSRTVLGRSLYAIGGNEEAARLSGIPVRRILVTVYALAGVFAGLAGLVLAGRLSSAQPQAGFGYELDAIAAVVIGGASLSGGSGKASGTFIGAVLLAVIRNGLNILNVTSFWQQVVIGCVIALAVGFDVFRSKKES, encoded by the coding sequence ATGATCTGGAAAGGAAAAATCATCGTGACTACTACATCAACCGCTACTACGCAAAGACCGTCAGTTGGCAGGAAAGTTGGTTCCTGGTCCCTTAATCATGGTGCTCTCGTAGGCCTTATTATTCTCTGTATTGCTCTGTTTATTGCGACTCCAGTATTCCTCACTGTGCCGAATATCATTAATATCGGAATCCAAGCCGCGGTGGTGGCGATTATGGCCTTCGGTATGACCTTCGTCATCGTTACCTCCGGCATTGATTTGTCTGTGGGTTCGGTCGCAGCTCTTTCAGCCATGGTCTCAGCATGGATGTTTTCTAACGCTGGTCTGCCAGGCTGGCTCACCCTTATCATCGGCCTGCTAATCGGACTGCTTGCTGGAGCTGTTTCCGGTCTGGCCATCGCCTATGGCAAGTTGCCTGCCTTTATCGCCACGCTGGCCATGATGAGCGTCGCACGCGGACTAACTCTTGTTATCTCTGGCGGCACCCCCGTCGCCACCTCTGACGCAGTGAACCAGCTGGGTGCTGATGTTGGGCCAATTCCGGTGCCTGTCATCATGCTCGCCCTAGCCGGTGTGGTGTGCTGGTTCATGCTGTCGCGTACGGTGCTGGGGCGTTCTCTCTATGCCATTGGTGGTAACGAAGAGGCTGCTCGTCTCTCCGGTATTCCGGTGCGTCGCATCCTCGTCACTGTCTACGCTCTGGCCGGTGTTTTTGCTGGCCTAGCTGGTCTGGTGTTGGCTGGTCGGCTCTCCTCAGCCCAGCCTCAGGCGGGGTTCGGGTATGAGCTTGATGCCATTGCAGCTGTCGTTATTGGTGGAGCCTCATTGTCAGGAGGTTCTGGAAAGGCAAGCGGCACTTTTATTGGTGCTGTTTTACTAGCCGTTATTCGTAACGGTCTTAATATTCTTAACGTTACCTCGTTCTGGCAGCAGGTTGTTATCGGCTGCGTTATCGCGCTGGCTGTCGGATTCGATGTCTTCAGGTCTAAGAAAGAATCCTGA
- a CDS encoding substrate-binding domain-containing protein — MKFKSTKVLATAVAVTIIATGVAGCNRDGGAGSSASGTVVFAVSTQTNPFFVQLVDGAKKEAKAKGVNLQVQDASDDAATQANQLANAVSTSAKVVIVNPTDSDAVAPSVKALNKAKIPVITVDRSSSSGDVASFIASDNIAGGIDAAKKLAEIMGDKGEVIHLQGTPGASASRDRGKGFSEEIAKHPGIKVVAKQTANFDRSKALDVTTNLMQAHSKATGIFAENDEMAIGAISALGSKAGQSAKVVGFDGTADGIKAVKAGTMGATIAQQPALLGKTAVDQAADILAGKQVSKTTPIKVVLVTKDNAKDYE, encoded by the coding sequence ATGAAGTTCAAGTCTACTAAGGTGCTCGCGACGGCAGTCGCCGTGACGATAATAGCGACTGGTGTGGCCGGTTGTAACCGTGACGGTGGAGCTGGTTCATCTGCATCGGGCACGGTGGTGTTTGCCGTCTCCACGCAAACTAACCCGTTCTTCGTTCAGCTTGTGGATGGGGCAAAGAAGGAGGCTAAGGCCAAGGGAGTTAACCTTCAGGTGCAGGACGCGTCAGACGACGCCGCCACCCAGGCCAACCAGCTTGCTAACGCGGTATCTACCTCAGCCAAAGTAGTTATCGTCAATCCGACTGATTCTGACGCCGTTGCGCCGTCTGTGAAGGCCCTCAATAAGGCGAAAATCCCGGTGATTACGGTCGACCGCAGCTCCAGCAGCGGTGATGTTGCTTCCTTCATTGCATCTGACAACATTGCTGGTGGTATCGATGCCGCCAAGAAACTCGCTGAGATCATGGGAGACAAGGGTGAAGTCATCCACCTACAGGGAACCCCGGGTGCCTCGGCTTCCCGTGACCGTGGTAAGGGATTCAGCGAGGAAATCGCCAAACATCCAGGCATCAAAGTGGTCGCCAAGCAGACTGCCAATTTTGATCGCTCTAAGGCTCTCGACGTGACGACTAATCTCATGCAGGCTCACTCCAAAGCCACGGGTATTTTCGCCGAAAACGACGAGATGGCTATTGGTGCTATTTCCGCCCTGGGCTCGAAGGCTGGCCAAAGCGCCAAGGTTGTAGGTTTCGACGGTACTGCTGACGGTATCAAGGCCGTTAAGGCTGGAACCATGGGAGCGACGATTGCTCAGCAGCCTGCCTTGCTGGGCAAGACCGCGGTGGACCAGGCGGCCGACATATTGGCTGGCAAGCAGGTTTCTAAGACCACCCCAATCAAGGTTGTGCTGGTGACCAAGGACAACGCGAAGGACTACGAATGA
- a CDS encoding ribokinase → MSGATAKVTVVGSINADMRVGVERFPGPGETLAGGEATLTPGGKGANQALAAARCGVQVAMVGAVGKDPTAETALSLLSEGVGLDGVVRRDVLTGTAVVMVADSGENSIIVIAAANGTVDAQTVRAQAERIQDADVVVCQGEIPPDGIAEAARGAKRFVFNLAPVVDVDPEVIRMADPLVVNEHEAALVALALGSTTSRLEDDPDAALRELLNLGCRSVVITLGSAGCIVGGPEGFDAVAAATVKAVDTVGAGDAFVGALAAELARGRTLVEGCRFATAVATLTVTKPGAQASYPSADEVESIRRGEHA, encoded by the coding sequence ATGAGCGGCGCGACAGCGAAAGTCACCGTCGTCGGATCGATCAATGCCGACATGAGGGTCGGCGTGGAGAGATTTCCGGGCCCAGGGGAGACCCTGGCCGGAGGTGAGGCGACACTGACCCCCGGCGGTAAGGGAGCTAACCAGGCTCTTGCGGCGGCGCGATGTGGCGTTCAGGTGGCGATGGTCGGAGCTGTGGGGAAGGACCCGACGGCTGAAACCGCCCTATCCCTACTATCGGAAGGCGTTGGCCTTGATGGCGTGGTCCGTCGTGACGTATTGACGGGGACGGCCGTCGTCATGGTCGCGGATTCCGGAGAGAACTCAATTATCGTCATCGCGGCCGCTAATGGGACCGTTGATGCACAGACCGTCCGGGCTCAGGCCGAGCGCATCCAGGACGCTGACGTGGTGGTGTGTCAAGGTGAGATTCCGCCTGACGGGATTGCCGAAGCTGCTCGCGGCGCCAAACGATTCGTGTTCAATCTGGCACCGGTTGTTGACGTTGATCCAGAGGTCATTCGCATGGCCGACCCGCTGGTAGTTAACGAACATGAGGCGGCCTTGGTGGCTCTTGCTTTGGGATCGACGACTTCTCGTCTTGAGGATGATCCTGACGCAGCTTTGCGCGAGCTGTTGAACCTTGGGTGCCGCAGTGTTGTCATCACCTTGGGATCGGCAGGATGCATCGTCGGCGGGCCGGAAGGGTTCGACGCCGTGGCTGCGGCGACCGTGAAGGCTGTCGATACCGTCGGTGCGGGAGATGCTTTCGTTGGTGCGTTGGCTGCAGAACTGGCTCGTGGCCGTACTCTTGTCGAGGGTTGCCGTTTTGCTACCGCGGTGGCGACTTTGACGGTGACCAAGCCGGGGGCACAAGCCTCCTACCCCAGTGCTGACGAGGTGGAGAGCATTCGTCGAGGAGAACACGCATGA
- the rbsD gene encoding D-ribose pyranase gives MKKSGLLNPQLCAAVARLGHTQTFVVADAGLPIPHEVPVIDLAVVLGTPRFQEVFDAILDEVVVDGATIAHEALGHEPESWVRERIEEVHTVSHEDLKKALPNVSFVVRTGETTPYSNVIVRCGVPF, from the coding sequence ATGAAGAAGAGCGGACTGCTTAATCCCCAATTGTGTGCGGCGGTGGCCAGGTTGGGGCACACCCAGACCTTCGTCGTTGCTGATGCTGGGTTGCCGATTCCTCATGAGGTCCCGGTGATTGACCTCGCTGTGGTGCTGGGAACTCCGAGGTTCCAGGAGGTTTTCGACGCCATCCTCGACGAAGTGGTCGTGGACGGAGCCACGATTGCTCACGAGGCTCTCGGGCATGAACCGGAATCTTGGGTGAGAGAACGGATTGAAGAGGTTCACACGGTCAGTCATGAGGACCTCAAAAAGGCGCTGCCCAACGTCTCTTTCGTCGTGCGGACGGGAGAGACGACGCCGTATTCCAACGTCATCGTGCGTTGTGGAGTACCGTTTTGA